In the genome of Myxococcus guangdongensis, the window GCTCGAGGACGTCGGGTTGAACGTCTTCATCGCCATTCTCGGCCTGAACTCCGGCGCGGGCGTGGCGCACGCCATCGAGGGCGGGCTCCTGGGGCCCACGCTCATCATCGGCTCTATCGCGGCCTTCGTCCCGCCCATCATCGGTTGGATGGTGGGTCAGTACGTCTTCAAGATGAACAGCGCGGTGCTGATGGGCGCCATCGCCGGAGCGCGGTGCAACAGCGCGGGCATGCGCGCGGCGCAGGAGGCGTCGAAGAGCATCGTCCCCGCCATCGGCTACCCGGTGACGTTCGCCATCTCGAACCTGCTGCTGACCCTCATCTGCTACCTGTTCGCCCTGATGGGCTGAGTGAGGCCACCATGAGCAAGCCCCTTCCCTCCTGGAACGACGGCGCCACCCGGCAGGCGCTGCTGGACTTCGTCGACTCGGTCACCACCGAGGGCAGCGCCGCCTTCGTCCGCCCCGAGGACCGGGTGGCCGTCTTCGACAACGACGGGACGCTGTGGGCCGAGCAGCCCATGTACGTCCAGGCGCTCTTCGCGGTGGACCGCGTCCGGGCGCTGGCGCCACAGCATCCAGAATGGCGAGGCCAGCAGCCCTTCAAGGCGCTCATCGAAGGCGACGAGAAGGCGCTGGCGGCGCTCACCGAGCACGACGCCGCGGCGCTCGTCGCGGCCACGCATGCGGGCATGACGACGGCGGAGTTCTCGCGCACGGCCAAGGCGTGGCTGGCGAAGGCGAAGCATCCGCGCTTCCAGCGCCCCTTCACCCACTGCGTCTACCAGCCCATGCTGGAGCTGCTGGACCTGCTGCGGGCCCACGGCTTCACGCCGCACATCGTGTCGGGAGGTGGCATCGACTTCCTGCGCGCGTTCTGCGAGCAGACCTACGGCATCCCCTCCGCCCACGTGATTGGCAGCAGCGGGAAGACGAAGCTGGAGTGGCGCGACGGCAGGCCCGAGCTCGTGAAGCTGCCCAGCCTCACCAGCCTGGACGACGGCGAGGGCAAGCCCATCAACATCCACCTGCACATCGGCAAGCGGCCGGTGCTCGCCTTCGGCAACTCGGACGGCGACCTGCAGATGTTGCAGTACGCGGGGGCCCCGGACGGGCCCCGGATGCGCCTGCTGCTCCACCACGACGACAGCGCGCGCGAGTACGCCTATGACCGCGACGCCAAGGCCGGCCGACTGGACCGCGCGCTCGAGGTGGCGGGCCAGGACGGCTGGACGGTGGTGAGCATGCGCCAGGACTGGAAGCAGGTGTTCCCGTAGCTCAGGGCGCCTTCTTCTTCAGCGGGAAGAGGAAGGAGAGCTGGACGCGGAGCTGCCACTGCGCGGCACCAGGCAGGTCGGGACGGATGGCGTTGTAGTACGCCGCCACGGAGCCGTTGAGGGCTTGCTTGCCGACGGTGAAGACCTTGCCCGCGCCCAGACCGAAGGGGACGGTCCACTTCTCGCCGGAGGGGGCCTCCCAGTTCGCCGTGAGCAGCGGTGACGATGTCAGGTACCAGCCCTTCGGCAGGTTGTAGCTGATGAAGTACTGCAACAGGAGCTGGTTGACCGTCGCCCGGTCATCTCCGCCGAAGACCGAGAACACGTTGTTCGCCAGCACGCCGATGGACCACGGCTCCGGTTGGATGAGCGCGACCGCCGACGGGCCCACGCTCCACTTGCCGGTCCCCAGCACCTCGTTCGTCGCGGTGGGCAGGAGGAACGCCGGCCCCACGCCCCAGATGACTGCTCCGGGCTTCTTCGGCGAGAGGAAGAACGTGGCCGACGTGTCCCCCAAACCGAACGTCCCACCCTCCCCGTCCCCCAGGTCCGGCTGATACAGGATGGGCAGGATGACGCGGGTGATGACGTTGAAGTCCCGCGTCAGCGGCAAGGGCACCACGGGCTGGATGTTGAGCGTATTGCGAACGCGGTCACCCGGCTCGACGCCCAGGTCCACGTTGTCTTGAAGGGGCACGCTGATGAGCGCGGCCACCGGGTTCTGCACGGCCTTCGCCAGGTCCTGCTGGTGATCCTGCCCCTGCTCTGCTGGTGGCTTCGGGTCCGCGGCGAACACGAGGCCCGGCACCAGCATCAACATCACGAGGACCCCGCCTCCACTTCGACCTGGCTCCACCGGCACCCCGCTCGCTGACATCCGAGGTACGAGGCTGGACACGGGGATGGGGCCCGTCAATCAGCCCCTCCCCGAGGAACGACTGCACCCGGTCGCCGGGGACGACGCGAGCGTCAGCGGACGACACGCGAGCCGCCCCGCGGGCTCAGTCGTTCAACGCCTCGACCGCGGGAGGCACGTAGCGCCCCTCGAGCGCGGACCCGGTGGGGCCGTAGAGCCGCAGCAGGAGATAGAAGGGCCCGGCGGGTACCGGCAACCAGTTGGACTGACGCGCGGCCTCGGGGGGTGTGCTCTGGAGGAAGAACGAGATGGAGCCATCCTCGGAACGCTTCAACGCGCGCGAGCGGTCCCCCAGCGAGTAGCGGTGGATGTCGTTCTCCACCAGCATGTGGCTCTTCGCGTCGTACGCGGTGAGGGACCAGAAGTAGCGCACCGGCGGAATCGCCTCCTTCGGGAAGCGCAGCACGTAGCGGGCACGTGCCCCGTCGAGCGGACGGCCCGCGCCGTCCAGGTGTGTGATCGGATAGAGGGCCTCGGCCGGCGAGTTCGCGTAGAGATAGTTCCACGCCACGCGGGCTCGCAGCGCGTAGTCGTCACCGAACGCGCCCACCTTCGGGTCCGGCAGCTCCCAGCCCTGATGCAGCGTCGGCCGCTGTTGGATGGACTCGCGCGCCTCGCGGACGCCCTCCAACATCGCGTCGCGGAGGTCGGCCGGAAGGAACTTCGAGTCGAAGGGCTCCCCGGGCCGCACACCGACGCGCGCGAGCCTCGCCAGCAGCGGTCGCTCCTCGTCGGAGAAGCGGTGCCACTGCATCATGAAGTTGATGTACTCGAACGCCTTCAACGACGCGTCCGCCTTGTCATCGAAGTACGGCGGCCACGACACGTCGGAGAGCTTCGGCGCCGGCTGCTCGGAGAACACCTGGAGCGGCGTCGCCTTGAACCGCTGCTGGAGCGCGGCCGCGGCCGACAGGTCCCTCGGGCCGTCCACGCCAACTCGCAGCAGCGCCGCCACGAACCAGGAGTTGGACCGGATGACCGTCGCATCCTTCAGCGACTCGGGCAGAGGCTCCGTCCAGTCGGGCCCCACGATGACGAACCGCCCAGGCTCCGTCCCCGTCGCCCGCGTGCCGATGTACGGCAGGTTGTTCGTCGTGATGTCGACCAGCTGGATGCAGAAGTAGCGCCCGTTCAGCTCCGGCGTCTCCAGCACCACGGGCCCGCCTCGCAGGTCCAGGGCCGCCACCGAGTAGAGCGTGTCGTTGTTCGGGGAGACGACCTCTCGGTCCTCCGGGGTGAACAACCGGGAGAAGTGCAGGAACTGGTCGGCGGGCCGGAACTGTGGCGACTCCGGACGGAACGTCATGGCGAAGAGCCGGTAGTGCTCCACCAGTGGCAGGCCGAAGACATAGGCCTCGCGCGCGCTGTCCCGCGCCTCCTGGGACGACAGCCCCGTGGTTGCTTGCTCCAACATGGGTCACCTCGATGGCGTGGGTCCCGGGTCTGAAACCCGGCCCATGGCCACAAGCTGATCCGCCATCACCCCCCAGGCAACATCCGGCCGGAGAACGGGGGTTGAGCCCGCTACGCCGGTACGCCTCCCGGCGGAACCTGCTTCGAGTGCTCGGACTCCCCATGGCGCTTCACCCATAGCTTGTATGGGGTCAGCGCCAGGATGCGGATGACGACGTACGCACCCACCACGCCCGCCACCTCGAGCGCCCGGTAGTTCGGATAGCTCTGGGTGATGATGGTCATCGACAACACCGGGTGCGAGAGCGCCGCGGCCAGCACCACCGCCTTGCGGTCCTCCAGTCGCGGCGCCCCCGCCCAGTGGCCCAGCACGGCGGAGATCGTCACCAGCATCACCAATGCCACCACGGCGAGCCACGCGGTGTGGATGAGCTTCGGCCCGACGATGAACAGCACACCCACGGACACGGCGATGAGCAGCACGCTGAACAGGCGACCACACCAGCGCGCGAGCGTCCGGGCGAAGTCCGGGAAATAGTGCCCCACCGCGATGCCC includes:
- a CDS encoding HAD family hydrolase, whose translation is MSKPLPSWNDGATRQALLDFVDSVTTEGSAAFVRPEDRVAVFDNDGTLWAEQPMYVQALFAVDRVRALAPQHPEWRGQQPFKALIEGDEKALAALTEHDAAALVAATHAGMTTAEFSRTAKAWLAKAKHPRFQRPFTHCVYQPMLELLDLLRAHGFTPHIVSGGGIDFLRAFCEQTYGIPSAHVIGSSGKTKLEWRDGRPELVKLPSLTSLDDGEGKPINIHLHIGKRPVLAFGNSDGDLQMLQYAGAPDGPRMRLLLHHDDSAREYAYDRDAKAGRLDRALEVAGQDGWTVVSMRQDWKQVFP
- a CDS encoding neuromedin U, with the protein product MLMLVPGLVFAADPKPPAEQGQDHQQDLAKAVQNPVAALISVPLQDNVDLGVEPGDRVRNTLNIQPVVPLPLTRDFNVITRVILPILYQPDLGDGEGGTFGLGDTSATFFLSPKKPGAVIWGVGPAFLLPTATNEVLGTGKWSVGPSAVALIQPEPWSIGVLANNVFSVFGGDDRATVNQLLLQYFISYNLPKGWYLTSSPLLTANWEAPSGEKWTVPFGLGAGKVFTVGKQALNGSVAAYYNAIRPDLPGAAQWQLRVQLSFLFPLKKKAP
- a CDS encoding DUF1254 domain-containing protein gives rise to the protein MLEQATTGLSSQEARDSAREAYVFGLPLVEHYRLFAMTFRPESPQFRPADQFLHFSRLFTPEDREVVSPNNDTLYSVAALDLRGGPVVLETPELNGRYFCIQLVDITTNNLPYIGTRATGTEPGRFVIVGPDWTEPLPESLKDATVIRSNSWFVAALLRVGVDGPRDLSAAAALQQRFKATPLQVFSEQPAPKLSDVSWPPYFDDKADASLKAFEYINFMMQWHRFSDEERPLLARLARVGVRPGEPFDSKFLPADLRDAMLEGVREARESIQQRPTLHQGWELPDPKVGAFGDDYALRARVAWNYLYANSPAEALYPITHLDGAGRPLDGARARYVLRFPKEAIPPVRYFWSLTAYDAKSHMLVENDIHRYSLGDRSRALKRSEDGSISFFLQSTPPEAARQSNWLPVPAGPFYLLLRLYGPTGSALEGRYVPPAVEALND